Sequence from the Ailuropoda melanoleuca isolate Jingjing chromosome 10, ASM200744v2, whole genome shotgun sequence genome:
TGGGACCAGGAGTCTGCAATGTGGGGCTCATGGTACACCTCCTGGAGATGGGGGGCAGAAAGGCAGGGGTAGAGAGGGCTGAAAAAATAGTGCCCGAGGGACAGGAGGCGGACGGTGGTGAGCAGAAAGGGTGTAGGAAGGAGTCTGGGTGGGTGTGAGTTCCAATCCAGGCAGGTGCAGAGTCCCTTGGGAGGGTGCAGAAGGGAGAGGCTTCAGGGTGTCTCACATTGTTATGCAGGAACAGGGTGACCCTGTCGGGGGGGTAGTCCAGGAGCAGCAGCCGCTGCAGGAAGCGGGGCAGGAACGGGGTGGCTTGTTCCACAAACACAGCCAGAAGCACCCGGGGGGGAGGCTGGAAGACATGGCACGATGGGGCTCAGAGGAGAGCCCAGGCCCCCAAACTGGCATGTCCTCCACCCCCCTGCCAGGCTGGGAGTCCCCAGGAGCTCTGCCCTGCACCCTCTGCCTCAGTGCCcagtcctgcccccaccccacccctgcacccctcctcacctgcccccCCGGGAGTGTCCTCCGGTCCCGGCCACAGAACCCACAGCCTCCCTGGGGAGTCCAGCCATTAGGGACATAGTTTCCCAGGTAATTCAGCTGGAGCTGTTGGGAGAGGCGATTAGAGGCAGAAGCAAAGGCAGCAGAGATGAGGAAGGTCAGGTGGACGGgtaggggacagggcagggagggaagggatggaCACTTAGAACCTCTCCCagcaccaggggctggggaggactGGCTGCTTGGAAGGGCTGGAGGTACACAGGGGTGGGGGCCAGGTCtgactggggcaggggtggggggctgagggtANCCCGCTGACCTGGGCGAGTCACCAGTCCCTCAGACAGGCACTTTCCTTCCTTATAACAGGTGGTAATCACAGGCCCGCCCTTTGTAGGATTGTTGTgctaaataaaatcacagaagtaCAGCCCTTTCTCCTCACCTAAAGCCCCATTGAGGTTCTGAAAGATCCGGGATTTATGATCCAGACCGAGGCTGAGTTTCTCCTGGATGGGATGAGATGGGGTGGGCCATCGTTTCCCACTCTTTCTACAGTCTCCCTACAGCCCTCTCCCCCTCGTCTCCCCTTCAGCCGCCCTCCGCAGCCCCTCCCTACCCTCAGCCCTGGGTCCAGGTACAGTCGCGTGTAGAACAGCTGGTCGTCATCGTCATCCTTGTACTTCCACTGGCGGACGACTTGGTGGACGGTGGGGGCAAAGCCAATGAATCCTGTGGGGGTGGGCCGGTGCTGACTCCAAGACTCTCAGGGTCCCAGGGACCCATCCCCATGCCCTCTCCAGCGCTTGGGCCCCTGGAACACTCCATGCCCCACCGTTCTCGGCCCCCCCTGCCTTGGGCACTATGCCACTCACCACCAGAGTTGAGGAAGCGCTTCCCCGTGCCCACCTCAGGGTACTGCTCTGCTAGCCCCCACTCAGGCCAGCAGAAGCCCTCCGCAGAGAAGAGCAGGTGGCTTCCACTCTGCACGAACTTCTTCAGCAGCTCCGAGGGGCTGCCAGCCAGAATCACGTCGTAGCTGGGTGAGGAAGAGGGGGCGTGAAAAGGGCAGCCACCAGGAACCTCGGGCTCCTtaccccctcctcctgcttgcccagcccccttctccccatctGCAGCCCCTTTACCTGTCCACAAACATGATGACCATATCCTCCCGGTCCGCgtatttctccatctccttctttaGCCACCTGACCTTCTGTCCGCCACCAACCGTTCGGGCCACATCACCCCCTCGCCACTCCTCTCCCAGGCCCAGGGTCTGCGGGGAAGACCCACCATGTCAGGGAGGGGCTCAGTCGGCCGGTTGGTCCCTCCTGACCAGGCTCACCGTGGGGCCCCAGACATCCTGCCCTCAGCCCACTCCTCCCGCCCGTCCTCCTctcaccccctcctctcctcaccctcACTGTGTAGTTGAAGAACTCCGCTGACCGCAGGAAACGCCGGTATCCTTCCGTCTCGGCTGTGGCCACCGTGATCACCAGCAGCTTCTCTGTCACCAGCCGGGAATTGGCGCTCGGGACCCACTCCCCCGGCTCACTGCCCCACGAACTCCGCTCACCGCAGACCCCCTTGCCCTCCCTCCGACTCCGCTCCtgtcctcttccccccccccattccctctTAAACTCTTCCCAGCCAGAGGAACTTTGGCCCCAGTGAAGAGCTGGATGGGAGTAACACCCAGGAATTCGGGATCAATTCACAGCCCTGCGTGGGGAGTGGGCGAGGGGCCGTGTGATTCGGCCTGTGGAGGGCGCACGGCGTGGGAGAGGCCGGCCACCCCCTCCAGGCCTCGACCCCTTCCCCGGCCCCGCGGGCAGACACGCAAACCCGGCACCCACTCGGCGCTCCTGGGGCTCTCACCTGGGTTGACTGGGTCGCTGCCCCGGGGACGATCGGAGGCCGAGGTCGCAGGAGGCGGCGGCAGCAGCATCAGGAGCCCCAGCAGGAGCCGGAGTCCCGGGCCGGAGAAGGCCATGGCGGGGAGCGGGCGGAGACGGCACACAGGCCCGCGGGGCGCTGGGGCTGTGCGCGTGGATCCCAACTCCGGGGAGGGGCTCTGAGAAGAGGGACCGGGGCTGCAGTGCAGCCAGCCGCGAGGAGGAGCAGGGCTCGGGCGCCGCCCTGAAAAAAAGGCGTAGCCAGAGGCTACTGAAAACTCGAGAAGCCGGCGCCGCAGACAAGGCGAGGATTGTCCCCGGGCGTGAGCGCTCGGGCTGCGCGGAGCCAGCggagggggcgcctggccggGAAGCGGCGGAGGGGCGGGGGCTCGGGCCGGCGATCCCGAGCCGAGGACTTTGGCGAGAGCCAGCCCGGCCCAGCGCCTCCGGACACACGAGGAAATTGAAACCAGGAGAGGGGAAGTGACCCCCTGCAGGTCGGGCGGGATGCGGAGGCGGGTCTTTGCCACAGCCCTGCCCGGAGCTGCGGGGCGGAAGGCTGGGAGAGCACCAAGTGGGGGGCGCGC
This genomic interval carries:
- the PLOD3 gene encoding multifunctional procollagen lysine hydroxylase and glycosyltransferase LH3 — protein: MAFSGPGLRLLLGLLMLLPPPPATSASDRPRGSDPVNPEKLLVITVATAETEGYRRFLRSAEFFNYTVRTLGLGEEWRGGDVARTVGGGQKVRWLKKEMEKYADREDMVIMFVDSYDVILAGSPSELLKKFVQSGSHLLFSAEGFCWPEWGLAEQYPEVGTGKRFLNSGGFIGFAPTVHQVVRQWKYKDDDDDQLFYTRLYLDPGLREKLSLGLDHKSRIFQNLNGALGEEKGLYFCDFMSAGYPQPPTPAPVRPGPHPCVPPALPSSQSSPAPGAGRGSKCPSLPSLPCPLPVHLTFLISAAFASASNRLSQQLQLNYLGNYVPNGWTPQGGCGFCGRDRRTLPGGQPPPRVLLAVFVEQATPFLPRFLQRLLLLDYPPDRVTLFLHNNEVYHEPHIADSWSQLQDHFSAVKLVGPEEALTPGEARDMAMDTCRQDPECEFYFSLDADAVITNQQTLRILIEENRKVIAPMLSRHGKLWSNFWGALSPDEYYARSEDYVELVQRKRVGVWNVPYISQAYVIRGETLRTELPQREVFSGSDTDPDMAFCKSLRDKGIFLHLSNQHEFGRLLATSRYDTDHLHPDLWQIFDNPLDWKEQYIHENYSRALEGEGLVEQPCPDVYWFPLLSDQMCDELVEEMELYGQWSGGRHEDSRLAGGYENVPTVDIHMKQVGYEDQWLQLLRTYVGPMTESLFPGYHTKTRAVMNFVVRYRPDEQPSLRPHHDSSTFTLNVALNHKGLDYEGGGCRFLRYDCIVSSPRKGWGLLHPGRLTHYHEGLPTTRGTRYIMVSFVDP